The following are encoded together in the Melitaea cinxia chromosome 22, ilMelCinx1.1, whole genome shotgun sequence genome:
- the LOC123664401 gene encoding uncharacterized protein LOC123664401 has product MENEEKHCLKFLEDRPYRYLQQMAKSLGLPSNFKKVYLIELIHAKKFKSERDVNTIIHRVKLERLRLSKVRRETKKRKMQLLEVSMNKSCSPPITFTPKRPNTCIRYSPELTKNLITYNPKKSLIQNDQNPTPNASRSDRILRSFNMKTLKPNYALLNGQDIVKSHLNPMEARVKIIRNSNGYPHINVTAKCIVKKHRPTLLSNSKSALKTHLMLTQSADLPHNSTPKRQRTISGIYPLSPSETIPRNITTESLCLRKIDGTLTRINALVQKRVEIMPKQKNNYKNAEINIQDIINGFDMNSNEHDSTNNYLQSQYPNLSSIDSYNDLSYPIERNTKDNLNVYSVYYHKKIRSEEIRCQRLRDTQEDERLPKINDVFSKFNDLYKRDLTKPLYVQVSSESERSQNHPIYTNRSANTMLLEPLYNFKSPLLTNTPLLQIATTSNTKCVYSVPIIATAILLNTLLSLGAVKNQTSEPMQQKDTAVYSANSGHSQGNQNLHAFEVDNHRNDQNMDPRLYEFLNYSEQNSMRKNYSQYGDFSSSSLETQDMSATLSIPEMVEDALEIISQDGDYMEQITMDANMQCLLCSWAGPKTTLEYHIKKDHWQQILKQHGSEWAIPWTLPSSGTESGYEGPQLLEHDSCLYVLSVKYEDPDFLTASVTSLSTEPAQKFGSITIYNKLSGEPFSWSGHIQPLSPDYFTSEISGLRVELSRLDLLPNSANLRLVNRELVTDSPGKVIIGQPMLNDIHLILFVKIYY; this is encoded by the exons ATGGAAAATGAAGAGAAACACTGTCTTAAATTTCTTGAAGATCGACCATATCGATATTTACAACAAATGGCGAAATCTCTCGGACTACCATCAAATTTCAAG AAAGTGTATTTAATAGAATTAATACACGCAAAGAAGTTCAAAAGCGAAAGAGATGTCAACACTATCATACACAGAGTAAAACTTGAGCGTTTGAGATTATCTAAAGTTAGAAGAGAAACTAAGAAGAGAAAAATGCAG TTATTAGAGGTGTCAATGAACAAATCCTGTTCACCACCAATAACATTCACACCTAAACGTCCAAACACATGCATAAGATATAGTCCAGAACTAACCAAAAATCTCATCACATATAACCCTAAAAAGAGTCTAATACAAAACGATCAAAATCCTACACCTAACGCAAGCCGCAGTGACAGAATACTGAGAAGTTTCAATATGAAAACTTTAAAACCCAATTATGCCTTATTAAATGGTCAAGATATTGTTAAATCTCATTTGAATCCGATGGAGGCAAGAGTTAAAATTATAAGGAATAGCAATGGATATCCTCACATTAATGTCACCGCTAAATGTATAGTGAAAAAGCATAGACCGACCCTATTATCTAATTCAAAATCAGCATTGAAAACACACTTAATGCTGACACAAAGTGCT GATCTTCCACATAACTCAACACCAAAACGACAAAGAACAATAAGCGGTATATACCCATTATCCCCTTCGGAGACAATACCGAGAAACATAACCACAGAAAGCTTATGTCTTAGAAAAATAGATGGTACCCTAACAAGAATCAATGCATTAGTACAGAAACGTGTGGAAATAATGccaaaacagaaaaataactacaaaaatGCAGAAATCAACATTCAAGACATAATAAACGGTTTTGATATGAACTCAAATGAACATGATAGTACGAATAATTACTTACAATCACAGTATCCAAACTTATCTAGTATAGATTCATACAATGACTTGTCCTATCCTATTGAAAGGAATACTAAGGATAATTTAAACGTTTATTCTGtgtattatcataaaaaaatcagaTCTGAAGAAATTAGGTGCCAGAGATTAAGAGATACGCAAGAGGATGAGAGGTTGCCAAAAATAAATGACGTTTTTAGTAAATTCAACGACTTGTACAAGAGAGATTTAACAAAACCTCTTTATGTTCAAGTTAGTTCGGAGTCTGAGAGaa GCCAAAATCATCCAATATACACAAATCGGTCAGCAAATACAATGCTATTGGAACCCctatataatttcaaaagtCCATTATTGACTAACACACCGTTATTACAAATAGCAACAACATCAAACACTAAGTGTGTTTATAGTGTTCCGATTATTGCTACAGC TATCCTACTAAATactctactgtcccttggagctgtgaaaaatcaaacttctgaGCCAATGCAAcaaaaagatacagccgtttattcTGCAAATTCtggacactcgcaagggaatcaaaacctacatg cGTTCGAGGTGGATAATCATCGTAACGACCAAAATATGGATCCAAGGTTATATGAATTCTTGAACTACTCCGAGCAGAATTCGATGAGAAAGAATTACTCACAATATGGGG atttcaGTTCATCGTCCCTCGAAACACAGGACATGAGTGCTACGCTATCTATCCCGGAAATGGTTGAGGATGCCCTAGAGATCATCAGTCAAGATGGG GATTACATGGAACAAATAACGATGGATGCGAACATGCAGTGCTTACTCTGTTCTTGGGCTGGACCTAAGACCACACTGGAATATCACAtcaaaaag GATCACTGGCAACAAATCCTCAAGCAGCATGGTAGTGAGTGGGCAATACCTTGGACGTTGCCCAGCTCTGGGACCGAAAGTGGGTATGAGGGCCCACAGCTATTAGAGCATGACTCATGCCTCTATGTACTCTCCGTTAAGTATGAGGATCCGGACTTCTTGACCGCTAGTGTGACT TCACTGTCTACAGAACCCGCACAAAAGTTTGgttcaataacaatatataacaaGTTATCAGGCGAACCTTTCTCATGGAGCGGTCACATACAACCTCTGTCTCCAGACTATTTTACTAGTGAGATAAGTGGACTCAGAGTGGAACTTTCGAGACTAGACTTATTACCTAATAGTGCTAACCTTAGGCTAGTTAATAGGGAGCTGGTTACTGACTCTCCGGGCAAGGTTATCATCGGACAACCTATGTTGAACGATATACATTTgatattgtttgttaaaatatattactaa
- the LOC123664402 gene encoding vicilin-like seed storage protein At2g18540, producing the protein MILVHLSKVSQFLNLLLQTSRVLNSTFRYVKFVRKLRAEEEDQRKGAENKLKELKDKQNSDFFIRCDRRSLINNVARRVDLCLASYQEDLKQKRKRLIDLYAREEEDNIRKFVIQAQAGAEAIWQEKMNRLQYLLEKRKKEQEEKYKDTPLSKCVHVLPCIYKLRAKEAQEIQLYQIKEKQARKMAEIEFDKMWHEVAMKESEALAARMEQDAIERLRRDLECKQYSDYQLEQKRIQRQKEKEMLKEEARRFKALWDEDIRKEEEAERQRAENRKETARERKRMIEERQETLAKQKAEAKLIADTWDSLTGQGLADEQAKIELRRRKERELDECNRKMIELKKQYEEFEKSVEAPLAEEAKKRQEYLDQKRCEYLAWSQKTNKEVRQAMVDQIKERQKAKEVLIQKIAEQDEYHRQLFEQIQQLVDHKQLTDAQTRKQHQKEILAQIEYNKLLKERARQEELEEIKKCQIATEEYQQEINKMLCRPFFSEEIHPFMKQMAKGLSMKEKCPCSRPDYCK; encoded by the exons ATGATATTGGTTCACTTGAGCAAGGtgtcgcaatttttaaatctgttatTGCAGACATCTCGTGTATTGAATTCAACATTTCGATACGTAAAGTTCGTTCGCAAGCTGCGAGCTGAAGAAGAAGACCAAAGGAAAGGTGCTGAGAATAAGCTAAAGGAGTTAAAGGATAAACAGAATAgcgatttttttatacgatGCGACAGACG GTCACTAATCAACAACGTAGCTCGTCGTGTCGACTTATGTTTAGCTTCTTATCAAGAAGATCTCAAACAGAAAAGGAAGAG ACTGATAGATCTTTACGCTCGTGAAGAAGAAGATAACATTCGTAAGTTTGTAATCCAAGCTCAAGCCGGCGCTGAAGCAATATGGCAAGAAAAGATGAACAGACTACAATACCTTCTGGAGAAGCGGAAGAAAGAACAGGAAGAAAAATATAAGGACACACCGCT GTCGAAATGCGTACACGTTCTACCCTGTATATACAAATTACGAGCAAAAGAAGCGCAAGAAATACAACTGTAccaaattaaagaaaaacaagCTCGCAAGATGGCAGAAATCGAGTTCGACAAAATGTGGCATGAGGTTGCCATGAAAGAGTCTGAAGCTCTG GCAGCTCGCATGGAACAAGACGCAATAGAGAGACTGCGTAGAGACCTAGAGTGTAAGCAATATTCGGACTATCAGCTGGAACAGAAGCGGATACAGAGACAGAAAGAGAAGGAGATGTTGAAAGAAGAGGCGAGACGATTCAAGGCGTTATGGGATGAGGATATTAGGAAGGAAGAAGAGG CTGAAAGGCAAAGAGCAGAAAATCGAAAGGAAACAGCGCGTGAACGTAAGCGTATGATAGAAGAGAGACAAGAAACTCTCGCCAAGCAAAAAGCAGAGGCCAAGCTGATTGCCGACACATGGGACTCGCTTACTGGACAGGGCTTAGCCGATGAACAGGCCAAGATTGAGCTTAGAAGACGAAAGGAG AGAGAATTAGATGAATGTAACAGAAAAATGATAGAACTGAAAAAACAATACGAAGAATTTGAGAAATCGGTTGAGGCGCCGCTAGCTGAAGAGGCGAAGAAGAGACAAGAGTACTTGGACCAGAAACGATGTGAATATCTCGCTTGGTCGCAAAAAACCAACaaa gaAGTCCGTCAAGCAATGGTTGATCAAATAAAAGAGAGGCAAAAGGCAAAAGAGGTTTTAATACAGAAAATAGCAGAACAGGACGAGTACCATAGACAACTGTTTGAACAAATTCAGCAGTTGGTCGACCATAAACAACTCACTGACGCACAGACTAGAAAACAACATCAGAAAGAAATACTGGCACAGATTGaatataataagttattaaag GAGCGAGCTCGTCAAGAAGAATTGGAAGAAATAAAGAAATGCCAGATCGCGACCGAAGAATATCaacaggaaataaataaaatgttatgcag gCCGTTCTTTAGCGAAGAAATCCACCCTTTCATGAAGCAAATGGCTAAAGGGTTATCGATGAAAGAAAAATGTCCCTGCTCAAGACCTGACTATTGCAAATAA
- the LOC123664742 gene encoding uncharacterized protein LOC123664742: MNTKLVLLFAFASVVSSNDLTIGSDTEGRKIFDEIRQANPAIWRQIENVTIIAPSDEVISRVVVTDMRPEKDGDVQIVAGGERKNNVTIELKSPTVLRGYEFHLEVYSVPETKLTDAEENISEPTLTTDQSSVPENSEASQDTDGSGDNIETSEMPDYVEKTTETAESSTNNGIPSLVGRVDGDILRPARETYDDNNNPKTPVSEGSSNLHPSVVAGDSDVTTTENVKIGMDLSDEATSESEMAPKIYENEKVTDAPESFDNSKNIPDYPALSILDYIKSKEGARSIRYTQVETSETSQDGTTTESNIQSTQSVDMSYTSLPAAEPSGSRNEDDTVDLVPPVETDYNTDFSSNDENTEKPIENSTTLNRPRAGRGLDTDNIQEQAFATEIPIEITTTDNENSESSTTKVPIDDQLRNTRDARKDLEDNESNDLNSSLYPTQTETPLCNILNNGDKQANALNPNVLILNGDQLTLTPDNYKLQFGIPIVLIIGSNTNIPTIKIIAESVSDENKVDIQPLQGSVEENLPEEKSNDYPQDKEIQEDDFVPNPVTNDNFVPNPVMNYN; the protein is encoded by the coding sequence ATGAACACTAAGCTTGTTTTATTATTCGCTTTCGCGAGTGTTGTGTCGAGTAACGATCTAACGATCGGATCGGATACGGAAGGAAGAAAAATATTCGATGAAATAAGACAAGCGAATCCGGCTATATGGAGGCAAATCGAAAATGTCACCATCATTGCACCGAGCGACGAAGTTATAAGCAGAGTCGTGGTCACAGATATGAGGCCAGAAAAAGATGGCGATGTACAAATTGTGGCCGGCggtgaaagaaaaaataatgtcaCCATTGAACTCAAAAGTCCAACGGTTTTGAGAGGTTACGAATTTCATCTTGAAGTGTACAGTGTTCCTGAGACAAAATTAACTGACGCTGAAGAAAATATATCTGAGCCTACGTTGACCACAGATCAATCAAGCGTACCTGAAAATAGTGAAGCGTCACAAGACACAGATGGAAGTGGTGACAATATTGAAACATCTGAAATGCCTGACTACGTAGAAAAAACAACTGAAACAGCTGAAAGTTCGACTAACAATGGCATTCCTTCATTAGTTGGAAGAGTAGACGGGGATATTCTAAGACCAGCTCGTGAAACGTacgatgataataataatcccAAAACACCCGTATCCGAAGGCTCTTCAAACCTACACCCTTCTGTAGTTGCAGGTGACTCTGATGTAACGACTACTGAAAATGTCAAAATTGGAATGGATTTAAGTGATGAAGCGACCAGTGAGTCAGAAATGGCACCGAAAATTTACGAAAACGAAAAAGTTACTGATGCACCTGAATCTTTTGATAATAGTAAAAACATACCCGATTATCCTGCATTAAGCATCTTAGATTACATTAAAAGTAAAGAAGGAGCGAGAAGTATTCGTTACACACAGGTTGAAACAAGCGAGACTAGTCAAGACGGTACCACAACAGAGAGCAATATACAAAGTACACAAAGTGTAGATATGTCCTATACATCATTACCAGCAGCAGAGCCCAGTGGCTCTCGTAATGAGGACGACACTGTCGATTTAGTTCCTCCCGTAGAAACTGATTATAATACTGATTTTTCCTCAAATGATGAAAATACGGAAAAACCTATAGAAAATTCTACAACTTTGAACAGACCTCGGGCAGGCCGTGGCTTAGACACCGATAATATACAAGAACAGGCCTTTGCAACTGAAATTCCCATAGAAATTACTACGACAGATAACGAAAACTCTGAAAGTAGTACAACAAAAGTGCCAATTGATGATCAGTTAAGGAATACTCGAGACGCAAGAAAAGACCTAGAAGATAATGAGTCTAATGATCTTAACTCTTCACTTTATCCTACTCAAACCGAAACGCCTTTATGTAACATACTCAATAACGGCGATAAACAGGCAAATGCTCTCAATCCTAACGTCTTAATACTCAATGGCGATCAACTAACTCTGACACcagataattataaattacaatttggAATTCCAATCGTTCTAATTATCGGTAGCAACACCAATATTCCTACGATTAAAATAATTGCAGAGAGCGTGAGTGATGAAAATAAAGTCGACATTCAACCATTACAAGGCTCAGTAGAAGAAAACTTACCTGAAGAGAAATCAAATGACTACCCTCAAGACAAAGAGATTCAAGAAGACGATTTTGTTCCAAATCCTGTGACGAATGACAATTTCGTTCCAAACCCTGTGATGAATTACAATTAA